The window CCTGCCAAATACGGCTGGATTTATCATCTGGGCACGGCGCTCCCGCTGGCCCTGGCAGCGATGATCGTGCTGGATGCGGTGCTGAAGACGGAGATGCTCCCATAGGCGTGGGGCTAAGGGGAAGCGCCGGGCTTTCGACCGCTGAATCCGACTTCCTGACGCGAGCCGGAGGAGAAGGGGTTGCCGGTTCGCAAGCCGGGATCCGAAAACGGATGAGGGGCGGGGAAAGATCCCCGCCCCTCATCTCCTTCAGGGCTTCGGCGTTTCCGCTCAGAGCAAACCGGCGGCCCGCAGGGCCTTGAGCGTCGTCCGCCGGCTCTTGCGCAGCTTGGCCGCCTTCTTGCGCTTGCGGATCACGCTGGGCGGCTCGTAGTAGCGCCGGCGGCGGAGCTCCGAAAGCAACTTGTCGGCCTGGATCTGCTTGTTGAACCGCTTGAGGGCCGACTCGAAGGACTCCCCCTCCTCGATGACCACGCGCGCCAACCTTCCCACCCCCTTTCGTGTTCGGATCGATCTGCCTCACGCTTCCCATTATAGGGGAAGCGGCAGGGGATTGTCAATGGGCGTCGGCGCCTACCCGTGCATCAGGGTGATCAGCAGGGCGAGGACGAAGATCCCCAGGGCGGCCAAGGCCAGAAGTCGGTGGCGCCGCCAGAGGACCTCCCATGGGCTTTCGGGGGGCGCCCAGACCGCTGCGGGTGGGGAGGGCGGGGCCGTCCCCAGCAGCTCGGCCCGGAAGGCAGCGATGCTGGGAGGACGGTCATCCGGATGCAACGCCATGGCGTTCAGGATCGCCCGCTCCACCCGGGGGGAGATGCGCGGGTTGAGGGCGCGGGGCGGGATCAGGCTGTCCGGCTTCAGGAAACGTTGCCGTGCGTCCGGCGGGGGCGTGTTGGTCAACAGATGATAGAGCGTAGCTCCCAGGGCATAGATGTCCGAGCGGATATCCGTGTGTCCGACGTCCCCCCCATACTGCTCCAGCGGCGTGTAGGCCGCGGTGCCGCGCCCCTGCAGGACCGTGATGGTGCGGTCCTCATCCGGCGCCAGGAGTTTGACCAGGCCGAAGTCCACCAGCTTGATCCGGCCGTCGGGGGTCAGCTTGATGTTCGAGGGTTTGATGTCCCGGTGGACGATGGGCGGGTTCTGCCGGTGCAGGTAATCCAGGGCCTCGCACAGCTGCTCCGCCCAGCTCAGCACCGTCCGCTCGTCGAGGAAGCGGCCGCTCTCCCGGGCCTCGTCGATGAGCTCCCGCAGGTCCCGGCCGGGGACGAAATCCATCACCAGATAGTCGCGATCCCCTTCGGAGAAATAATCGGAGACCTTGGGGAGGTTGGGATGATCCAGCCGGGCCAGGACACTGGCCTCGCGATAGAACTGGGCGCGGGCCTGCTCCCGATAAGCGGGATCCGCCTCGAAGCCGAGCAGGATCTCCTTGATGGCGCAACGGCGTCCCTCCAGCAGCGTGTCCTCGGCTTCGTAGACGGCGCCCATCCCACCTCGTCCGATGGGGCGCAGGATGCGGTAGCGGCCGTGGAGCAACGTCCCCGGCTTGAGCATGGCGGTCCTCTTCCCCCACTCCAAAGCGCGCCCCGGCTGGGCGGCGGGCAGGATCCCGATTCCGGAGCGCTTTGCTTCATTTTAACCGAGGGGAGCCCGCGCCGTCGGGGAGGGGCTGCGGAAACATAAAGGATCGGGGAGGCCCCTCGCAGGACCTCCCCGACCTCGCCGGGATGGGACGCACTCGAACTTATGAGGCGGTGGGGCGCAGGATGGCCCGCAGAGCGGATTCGGGATCCGGGTAACGGAAGGTGAAGCCGGCCTCGAGCAAACGCTTGGGGAGCACGAACTGGCCGGTAAGCAGGAAGTCGGCCCCCTCCCCGAACAGCAGGCGCAGGGCGAAGGCGGGCACCGGCAGCCAGGAGGGGCGCCCTATCACCTTCCCCAGGATCCGGCAGAGCTCGGCGTTGCTGACCGGCTGGGGGGCGGTGAGGTTGTAGGGCCCCCGGGCCTCCGGGTTCTCCATCAGGAAGCGCGCCGCCTCCACCCAGTCATCCCGGTGGATCCAGGACCACCCTTGGCGGCCGTTCCCCAGGGGGCCGCCCAGGAAGAGGCGGAAGGGAAGGAGCAGGCGGGGCAGGGCGCCCCCATCCTTCGCCAGAACGATCCCGGTGCGCAGGATCACCCGGCGGACTCCCATGGCCTCCACGGGCTGCGTGCTGGCCTCCCAGTCCACGGCCAGGCGGGCCAGGAAATCGCTCCCTGGGGGATCCTCTTCCGTTAACCGCTCCTCGCCCCGGGGCCCGTAGTAACCCACGGCGGAGGCCTGAAGGACGACCTGGGGTTTCTCCCGGGCGGCGGCGATGGCCTCCACGATGGCGCGGCCGGCGTTCAGCCGGCTCTCGCGGATGCGACGCTTGGTGGCCTCGGTCCACCGCTGGCCGATGCTCTCCCCGGCCAGGTTGATGATCGCGAAGGCCCCCTCCACCAGATGCCCCCATCCCTCCGGGGTGCGCCCGTCCCAGCGCGCCCCCTGCACGCCGGGAGGCAGGCGCGCCGGCTCTGGTCGCCGGGAGAGGACGATCACCTCATCGCCCGCCTGGCGGAGCGCCTCCGCCAGGGCCCGGCCCAGCAATCCGGTCCCTCCGGTGATCAGCACGCGCATGCGATCCTCCTCAGGCGGAAGCTACGGCTGCAGGATAAGGACGCCCTCCGCATTCCGTTCTACTTCCTCCCTGGACCAGAGCATCGGGTGATACTCCCCCTTCAGCCAGAGCGGGATGAAGTCGTCGTAGTGGGGATGATAGGGCAGCCCGGACTGGCCGGTGGTGTGGATGAAGCGGCTGTCGGACCAGTTGGCGATGGAGGCGATGAAGCGGAGGGAGGGCAGGCTGCGGACGGCGAACCCTTTCTGGACATTGAACCCGATGTTGTTTACCGCCGCGCTGGTCCCGGGGGCCGGGTAGGGGCCGCGGTTGAAGATGGCCTCGACCAGCCCAATACCGGATTGTCCCAGGGTCCCGTGGACGAAGGTGGCCGTGTGGACCTTCCCCCAGGCCCAGGCGCGGGGATCCGGGCCGAGGCGCCCGCGCAGCTCAGCCACGGCCTGCTCGAAGGCCCGCCGCACGATGTCATCCCGGGTCTCCCGCTGCGGCGTGCGGAGATCGTCCCACCACGCCAGGTCCGGCTGGGCCAGCGCCCAGCGGGCCCAGTATCGGTTGTGGCTGCCCCCGGTCAGCAGCTCCCGCACAATCTCCTCACCCAGCTCGTCCACCCACGCTTCGTGAAGGAGATGCCGGAGGAAGGCCTCGAAGATCGTGGGGGCCGGGCTCTCCGGGGTGGCTCGGAAATCCCAGGCCCGCAGGAGATCCTGGGCCTGGCGGGCGAGAGGATCGGTAAACGAGACCTGGAGAACGTAGGGCGTGATGGCCTGGGCGGCCAGAGAGAAGGTGTCGTTCTGGATGGCGGCCATGTCTTCGATGGAGAGCCGGTCCTTCGCCCGGAGCAGATCCGTGATGCGCTGGGCCCGGTCCCCGTAATCCCACACGGCGGCCAGGAAGTAGGGATAGGCCGGATCCACCACCGCGTTGTTGGCGGTGACGATGAAGCCCTCCGGCGGGTCCAGCCGCCGGGGCATCTCCTCGTAGGGGACATATCCCGTCCACTCGTATTCGCCGGTCCAGCCCGGGACGGGCAACAGGCCGTCCCCCTTCGCCCGGATGGGGATGCGGCCGGTGGCCTGGTAGCCGATGTGGCCGTCTACATCCGCATAAACGAAGTTCTGGCCGGGGACGTCCCAGTCGGCCAGGGCGGCGTGGAACTCCTCCCAGTTCCGGGCGCGGTTCAGCCGCAGGAGTGCCCGCACGATTCCAGAGGGCTCCAGGGCGGTCCAGCGGAAGGCGTAGAGGGTCTGGGTGCGGGTCAGGGCTTCCACCACGTCGTTGATCACCGGGCCGTGCCGGGTGATCCGCACCGGGAGGAGAAGAGGCTCCGCCTGTCCGGCGATGCGGATCTCCTCGGTGATCACCCGGACGGGCTCCCACTTCCCTTGAAATTCGACCTCGAAGGGGTTCTGGGGGTTCGCCCGCTCCAGATAGAGGTCCTGGACATCGGGCCCTATGTTGGTCACGCCCCAGGCGATGCGGTCGTTGTGGCCGATCACGACGCCGGGGACGCCGGGGAAGGAGGCGCCGGCGACCCGGAGGGGGCATTCGGGGGTGACGGGCTCGCAGTGCAGGGCCACCTCATACCAGATGCTGGGCATCTGGATGCTCAGGTGCGGATCGTTGGCCAGGAGAGGCTTTCCGGTGACGGTGCGGGATCCGGCCACCACCCAGTTGTTGGACCCAATGTCCGGGGCATCCCCCAGGGTCATCCGCTGGAGGGAGCGGCCGATGTCCAGCAGTGCCCGCAGGGTTTCCTCTGGAACTTCGGCCACTGGCGTCGGGACAATGATCGGGCGGTCGGCGGGGTAGGGGAGGACGAGCTCCTTCAGGCGTTCCGCCCCGATCCGGTCGACGATACGGGCGTTGAGCAGCTCGTCGTCCCAGTTGCCCCCCAGGTCCCAGGCCATCACCTTGGCCCAGGCCACGGTGTGCAGGGGCTGCCAGGGCTCGATCTCCCAGCGGCGCCCGAACAGGCGGAAGAGGGTGAACTCCAGGGGCAGACGGTCTCGGTGGTGTTCCAGGTAAGCGTTCACCCCGGCCGCGTAGGCCTCGAGGATGGCCCGTTCCTCCGGGCCGAGGCGCTCCAGGTCCTGCTGGGCGGCCCGGTTCCAGCCCAGGGTGCGGATGAAGCGATCCTGGTTCAGGGTGGTCTTCCCCAGCATCTCCGAGAGGCGCCCGGTCCCGATGTGGCGCCAGAACTCCATCTGCCAGAAGCGGTCCTGGGCGTGGACGAAGCCCTGGGCCATGAACAGGTCGTGGAGGTTGGAGGCGTAGATGTGGGGCACTCCCCAGCGATCGCGGATGACGGTGACCGGGGCCCGCAGGCCGGGGAGGCGGAGGGTCCCGCGGGTCTGGGGGAAGGGCTGGCGGGAGGCCCGGTAGAAAGCGAGGGCGCCTCCGGCGAGGAAGAGCAGGATCAGGATCCCCAGGGCGATCCCGATCCAGAGCCGCATACGGCGGCGCATGGCGGCCTCCTGTGAGAGGTTCCCTCAGGTTCGGAGCCCGCCCCGGTAGCCTGTCCATCCCCGGGGCGGCACTTTTCTATCCTACACCCGGGTGGCCTTGGGCGTCGAATGAATTCGGCCTTGAGAGGCCTTTGGCCAGCGGTCGGCCTGCGCCGACCGAGAAAGCATCTTTTGCGTCGGTGGAGGCCGACGCCTGGCGCGCCAGCGCCTTGAGCGGCCGATTTCAATCGGCGGAGGCATTTGACACCCGTTTCGCGCCATGGGTATGATGCACAGCGAGACCGGCTTCGGGTGTACCTCTTCCCGAACCCGGACGGGGGAGCGATGGGATTGGAGCGCATCCGCAACTTTTGCATCATCGCCCACGTGGATCACGGCAAGACCACCCTGGCGGACCGGCTCCTGGAGCGCACCGGCACCATCCAGACGCGGGATGGGGTGGAGCTGGTGCTGGACTCCATGGATCTGGAGCGGGAGCGGGGGGTCACCATCAAGGCCTCGGCCGTCCGGATGCGCTACACGGCGCGGGACGGGCAGACCTACATCCTGAACCTGATCGACACGCCGGGCCACGTGGACTTTTCGTATGAGGTGGGCCGGGCCATGGCCGCCTGCGAGGGGGCGGTGCTGCTGGTGGACGCCACCCAGGGCATCGAGGCCCAGACCCTGGCCAACCTCTATCTGGCCCTGGAGCATGACCTGGTGATCATCCCGGTCGTGAACAAGATCGACCTGCCGGCGGCGCGGCCCGACGAGGTGGCCCGGGAGATCGCCGAGCTCATCGGTGTCCCCGAATCGGAGGTCCTCCGGATCTCCGCCAAATTGGGGATCGGCGTGGAGGAGGTCCTGGAGGCGGTGGTGCAGCGCGTCCCTCCCCCCCGGGGGGATCCGGAGGCCCCCCTTCAGGCCCTGATCTTCGACAGCCACTACGATCCCTACAAGGGCGTCATCGCCTACGTGCGGGTGGTCAACGGGACCGTCTCCATGGGGCGGAAGATCATGGTGATGTCCACCGGGGTGACCAGCGAGCCGGTGGAGATCGGGGTCTTCACCCCGGACTTCACTCCAACGGGCCGCCTGGAGGCCGGCGAGGTGGGTTACGTGGCCACGGGCCTGAAATCTGTGCGGGAGTGTCGGGTGGGGGATACCCTGACCACGACCGATCGCCCGGCCCCCGAGCCCCTTCCCGGGTTCCGCCCCCCCAAGCCCATGGTCTTCGCCAGCTTCTATCCCTCGGAGGGGGAGGATTACGAGCTGTTGCGGGAGGCCCTGGAGAAGCTGCAGCTCAACGACGCCGCCCTGGTCTTCCAGCCGGAAACCTCCCAGGCCCTGGGCTTCGGCTTTCGCTGCGGCTTCCTGGGGATGTTCCATATGGAGATCGTCCAGGAGCGCTTAGAGCGGGAGTATGGGCTGGACATCGTGGCCACCGCCCCCAGCGTGGAGTATGAGGTGGTGTTGCGGGACGGCTCGGTGAGGACCATCACCCGCCCTTCGGATCTCCCGGACGCCTCGTGGATCGAGGAGATCCGGGAGCCGTGGATGAAGGTCACCCTCATCACCCCGGCCGATTACATCGGGCCGGTGATGGATCTCATCACCTCGCGTCGGGGCGTCTATCAGAACATGACCTATCTGGATCCGCGGCGGGTGATGATCGAGGCCGAGGTCCCCCTGGCCGAGCTGCTCATCGATTTCTACGATGCCCTCAAGAGCCGCACCCGGGGCTACGCCTCCATGGATTACACCTTCATCGGGTATCGGGCGGGGGATCTGGTGAGGCTGGACCTCCTGGTGCACGGCCAGCCGGTGGACGCCCTGGCGCTGATCGTGCACCGGGATCAGGCGTATGCCAAGGGACGCGCCCTGGTGGAGAAGCTGCGGGAGGTGATCCCCCGCCAGCTGTTCGACGTGGCCATCCAGGCGGCGGTGGGCGGGCGGGTTATCGCCCGGGCCACCATTAAGGCCATGCGCAAAGACGTGCTGGCCAAGTGCTACGGGGGCGACGTCACCCGCAAGCGGAAGCTGCTGGAGAAGCAGAAGGAAGGGAAGAAGCGCCTCAAGATGATCGGCCGCGTGGAAGTCCCCCAGGAGGCCTTCCTGGCCGTCCTCCGGCTGGGCCGGGAGGCCTGAGCTGCCCTCCTCTGTTCTCTTTTCTTCCTTACCCTCCGATGTCCTTGCGCCTCCTCCACGAGCCCGGTCTGTTCCCAATTTGTTCCCACACCTCCCGTAGATTGGGGCCCGGGATGGCGAGAGGGGGCCCTTCCGTCTGTGCCCGAGCTCCATGCGGGGTATGGTTTCCCCCCTCCGATCCCTGGATCTCGCTGCCGATATGAGGTGGGCGATGTTCTGGCATCGAAGGCGACCGAACCATACGGGTAATGGCGTGCGGGGGAGGCGATCAGGGGCCGTGCGGGCCATCGTGGCCCTGCTCGCGCTGATGATGGGCGGGTGGTGGGGGCTTCCTCTCACGGGAGCCTCTAGCGGGCCGGCGGCCGTCTGCCGGGCCGCGGCCAGCGCCGCCGCGGCCGGAACCCGCTTCCAGCGGGTCTATACCCTCCCACCCTGGAGCCCCGGGCCGTTGGCGGCGGCAACCACCGCCGACGGCGGCTTCCTCCTCGCGGGGATCGCCGGGAACCCTTACAACACCTCGGACTTCTATCTGATGAAAACAGACGCCGCCGGGAATGTGCTGTGGAACCGCACCTACAACGTCCTGCAAAAAGACGGCGGTGGTCTTCCCCCCGAAGGAGGCCGCGCCCTTGATCTGGTTCCGACCCCGGACGGCGGCTTTCTGCTGGCCGGCAGCGCGTGTTGCTACGGGGGCAAAGCAGTTGCTGAGGTGCTCAAGATCGGTGCGTCTGGCGAGGTCCTGTGGAACAAGACCTATCGCTCGTCCTCGGGAAGCATCCACATCAGCATCCGTCGCGCCGTGACCACATCTGATGGCGACTTTCTTCTGATCGGGCACAGCGGCCTGGACGCAACTTCCTACAGAATGTTCGCCGCCAAGATCGGCCCGGACGGCACGCTCCGGTGGAGCCGCACATACGACGCCCTTGGCAACGCCCTCGACCTTCTCAGGGATGTGACTCCCACGCCAGATGGCGGAGCGCTGCTGGTGGGAGAAATGTTTCAAGCCGGCGTAGCCCTGGCCTTCAAGATCGACGCCGATGGGAACGTGGATTGGGCGCGGATGTATGGTCAACAGTTTAACGGCTTCATTACATGGGAACCCCACACAGTCGTACGGCTGCCCGGCGGCGACTTCGTGCTCGCCGGGTTCGGTGACGACCTCCGAGGACTGGGAGGGAGCGGCCCGTGGGTGCTGCGCGCCGACAGCAGCGGCAACCTGCGGTGGGCCGAGTTCGTGTCCCATTTTTTCCAGGGGATACGGGACACGGTTCCGCTGAGCGACGGTGACGTGCTGCTCGTGGGCGTCGCCTGGGAAGAAGACTTCCGGGACATGGCAGCTGCGAAGATGACCCCCGACGGGGTAGTCCAGTGGGGACGCCGCTACGGAAGGACATACGATGATAGCGCTGCCGCAGCCGCAGCCGCCCCCGACGGCGGCTTCTTGCTGGTGGGCTTGTCGTCCAACGTCAGTGGGGAAGACCAATACCTCGTTCGGGCCGATGCGACTGGGAGCAGCGGGTGTCTGGAGCAGGACCTTCCCACGAGGGTCACTCCCATCGATCTCAACACTTTGTTCATCGGCACGCCCACCGTCCAGGCGACGGATGTAGCTCTGGTGGTGGATGCGTTGTCCCCTTCCGTGGGGACGCTGGCTACCCAGAGCGCCATCCTCTGCAGCGACGCCATGGCCTGGCGGCTGTATTTGCCGCTGGTGCTCCGATAGGTGAGCTACTTCCTGGGCGACGATCTGCACAGGCACAAGAGCGGGCTTGCGGTGTATCGGGAGCTTTCCCTGGGAGAGGTGTGACCAGGGGTGGAGGTGCGCCTCAAGGCCAGCTAGAAGATCTGCCGCCCCCGGGGCGGATCTTTCCCGGGTGCGGGTGAGGCTTGCCGGCGCGAAGGCGCTTTCCCTTGTGGAGGACGGCCGGCGGGCGATCGAAACCGGCCTGGGAGAGGTCTTCCTTTCGGCGCCCAAAGCCTAGCAGGAGGGGGGTGAGCGAAAGGGAGTGCGGGTGCGCTACCGGCTTTTGGGGGTGACACCTAAACACCGCCGGCGGCGCGCAGCCAAGCAAAGGCGGCGGATCTGCGGGGTGGCCACCGGCTTTACCTGCCCCTGGTGGTGCGGGGGCCGTAAGGGGTTTTCCACGATCGCCGGGAGGGGGTGCCATGTCCGATGGGTTCTGCGTTGGGGGAGTTTGCGCGCCAGCCTCCGTGTGGGCAGGGGTATCCTGTGGCTCCTGTATGGGCTGCTCTTCCTCCTCATCCGGGCCTTCTTGGTCGCCGGGATGCTCCGGGAGTTCACCCGGGCCGAGATCGAGGGGACCCGCCGGCGCATCCGGCTGGAACAGGAGCGGCCCGAGGAGGCCATCTCCTCCGAACAGGTCGTGCTGGATCATGTCGAGGCGCTGCTCCAGCAGGTGGAGCGAGCGGTTTCTTGGACCTTCGGGGACAAAGTGAAAGCGTTATTCTGGAACGGCGGGGCAGAGCTGGCCGCCTGGCGGTTGATCCACGACGCGGAGCGGCTGGCGGCGAACGCGATGGCCACGCCCCACCTCAAGGCGCGGCTGCAGCGGGCCCTGGGCGACCTCTCGGAGCTTCCCCCGGCGCGCCGGGCGGTATGGCGAAAGCCTCTTGAGGAAGCACTGAGACATGCAAACGGGGAGGCCCGGGCGACCCTTTCGGCGTTTTTGGCCGACCTCTACGAGGCACGGGACGAACGGTTCATGCTGGTGCTTAAACTGCAGAACCTGATGACCTTTATGGTTCTCGTGGGCTTGCTGATCGGGCTGGCCCTGGCCGTCGCGGGCTACGGCCCGATCCTGCTGGCGGGGGCGGTGGGCGGATTGCTGAGCCGCATGGCGCGTCTGTATCGGGAAAGAGAGACGCCGGATTACGGGCTTTCGTGGGCAACGGTGTTCCCGGCATCCCTCTTTGGGGCCCTCAGCGCCTGGGCCGGCCTGCACCTGGTTGCAATCCTGCAGAGCCAGCGGATTTTCTCTCTGGAAGCGCTGGGAACGCTTTCCCAGCTTCTCATCCCACCCATCGCGCTGCAGAAGGACACTGTGCCCCTCCTGGCCCTGGGGGCCCTCTTCGGCCTCTCCGAGCGCCTGCTGGACCGCATGGTGGAGAAGACGGAGGAGCTGTGGAAAAAACAGGAAGAAGAGGAGGGCGCTAAGAAGAAGGGAGAGGAGGAATCACAGACCGGGACGGGGCCGGGGGCGATCGCTGCCCGGCGGTTTCAGCTCCAGGTAGAGCTGGAGGAGCGAAAGCTCCCGGAGGAGCTGCCCCGCGCAGCTCCTCCCTCTCCCAGGGGCGAAGGGTGATCCGGAAGTCGGGGGTTGTTCCCAGCTTGTTCCCAGGCAAGGGGGAAGATGGTTCTGCATCTGCGTCCGAGGAGGCGCCTATAGGGCGAATCAGCTGGTTTTGCGAGGAGGGGGACGCCCTCTTCTTCCACCAGTATACGGATTCCACTGTCCTGGGGAACCTCCAGCGGAGCCGGACCTATGGGCGGGCCGGCGTCCTGGACGAGGGAGGCACGGCCGCGGTGCGGACTCCGGATGGAGGCTTTCGGCTGGCCGGAAATACCCACAATTTCAGTTCAGGCTTTGAGGCATATGCGGTGAAGATCGCTGGGGCGGGGAACGTCCAGTGGAGCCGGACCTATGACGGCGGCGTAGGCGAGGGGATCTACACGGTCGTGATGGCCGCCGATGGGGGCTTTCTCTTAGCGGGTGATACAGGGCTGGACTGAACCGGCTATGAAGACGTGCCGGGGACCACGGCCACCCACGCCCTGCTTCCCGGCAGTGTGGCCATTGATGCCGTCACCGACTGCACCGAGCTGGGCGGGAATTCGGTGGCCCAGGACCAGCGGGGGGTAGCCCGCCCGCAGGGGGCCCAATGCGATGCAGGGGCCTTCGAGCGAGAGGCTAGCGGTTTCCGGCTGTATCTGCCTCTGGTGTTGCGGATGAGGTAGAGCATGCTTTCAGCCATTCTCGCAGATTAGGGAGGGTTCGATGACCCGGCGCTTGAGGCAGATTCTGATCGCTGGGAAGGCGTGGGAATGGTCGCGCGGGGGCCGGTGGGCCCTGGCGGTGCTCCTCGCGCTGGCGGTGGGGCTGTCTGAGCCCCCGCATCCTGGGGTTTCCCGCTATTTGCTTTACCTGCCGGTGATCCTGAAAACACGTTAGCCCCTTCAGCCAGTGGGAGTGAATCTTGGATCATTCTAATCCAACCAACAGGAGGGTTGCGATGATTTGGGACAAGATGAAGCATGGTGCGCATCCTAAGCCTGACATCAAAAGGTGTAGGAAGGGTTGCTGGGCCCTGGTGGTGGTGCTGGCCTGTCTCCTGATGGTCGCCCCCTGGCCGTGGCCCGTTGCGTCAGTAATGGCGGCCACCTTCACCGTCAATACGACTGACGATACGGCAGATGCCAATCCCGGCGATGGGGTGTGTGCGGACAGTTCGGGCAGGTGCTCCCTGCGGGCGGCCATCATGGAGGCCAACGCCTTGGGAGGAGGGCCTCACACCATCGTCCTGCAAGCCGGGCAGACCTACGCGCTCTCGAAAGATACCGATGGCGGCGGGCATCAGACCGACTCCGGGGCAGACAACGACGACCTGGACATCACGAGCACGATCATCATGCAGGGCAACGGGGCAACCAT of the Thermoflexus hugenholtzii JAD2 genome contains:
- a CDS encoding choice-of-anchor Q domain-containing protein — translated: MPGTTATHALLPGSVAIDAVTDCTELGGNSVAQDQRGVARPQGAQCDAGAFEREASGFRLYLPLVLRMR
- a CDS encoding TIGR01777 family oxidoreductase — its product is MRVLITGGTGLLGRALAEALRQAGDEVIVLSRRPEPARLPPGVQGARWDGRTPEGWGHLVEGAFAIINLAGESIGQRWTEATKRRIRESRLNAGRAIVEAIAAAREKPQVVLQASAVGYYGPRGEERLTEEDPPGSDFLARLAVDWEASTQPVEAMGVRRVILRTGIVLAKDGGALPRLLLPFRLFLGGPLGNGRQGWSWIHRDDWVEAARFLMENPEARGPYNLTAPQPVSNAELCRILGKVIGRPSWLPVPAFALRLLFGEGADFLLTGQFVLPKRLLEAGFTFRYPDPESALRAILRPTAS
- a CDS encoding serine/threonine-protein kinase, encoding MLKPGTLLHGRYRILRPIGRGGMGAVYEAEDTLLEGRRCAIKEILLGFEADPAYREQARAQFYREASVLARLDHPNLPKVSDYFSEGDRDYLVMDFVPGRDLRELIDEARESGRFLDERTVLSWAEQLCEALDYLHRQNPPIVHRDIKPSNIKLTPDGRIKLVDFGLVKLLAPDEDRTITVLQGRGTAAYTPLEQYGGDVGHTDIRSDIYALGATLYHLLTNTPPPDARQRFLKPDSLIPPRALNPRISPRVERAILNAMALHPDDRPPSIAAFRAELLGTAPPSPPAAVWAPPESPWEVLWRRHRLLALAALGIFVLALLITLMHG
- the rpsU gene encoding 30S ribosomal protein S21, which translates into the protein MVIEEGESFESALKRFNKQIQADKLLSELRRRRYYEPPSVIRKRKKAAKLRKSRRTTLKALRAAGLL
- the lepA gene encoding translation elongation factor 4 is translated as MGLERIRNFCIIAHVDHGKTTLADRLLERTGTIQTRDGVELVLDSMDLERERGVTIKASAVRMRYTARDGQTYILNLIDTPGHVDFSYEVGRAMAACEGAVLLVDATQGIEAQTLANLYLALEHDLVIIPVVNKIDLPAARPDEVAREIAELIGVPESEVLRISAKLGIGVEEVLEAVVQRVPPPRGDPEAPLQALIFDSHYDPYKGVIAYVRVVNGTVSMGRKIMVMSTGVTSEPVEIGVFTPDFTPTGRLEAGEVGYVATGLKSVRECRVGDTLTTTDRPAPEPLPGFRPPKPMVFASFYPSEGEDYELLREALEKLQLNDAALVFQPETSQALGFGFRCGFLGMFHMEIVQERLEREYGLDIVATAPSVEYEVVLRDGSVRTITRPSDLPDASWIEEIREPWMKVTLITPADYIGPVMDLITSRRGVYQNMTYLDPRRVMIEAEVPLAELLIDFYDALKSRTRGYASMDYTFIGYRAGDLVRLDLLVHGQPVDALALIVHRDQAYAKGRALVEKLREVIPRQLFDVAIQAAVGGRVIARATIKAMRKDVLAKCYGGDVTRKRKLLEKQKEGKKRLKMIGRVEVPQEAFLAVLRLGREA
- a CDS encoding penicillin acylase family protein, with amino-acid sequence MRRRMRLWIGIALGILILLFLAGGALAFYRASRQPFPQTRGTLRLPGLRAPVTVIRDRWGVPHIYASNLHDLFMAQGFVHAQDRFWQMEFWRHIGTGRLSEMLGKTTLNQDRFIRTLGWNRAAQQDLERLGPEERAILEAYAAGVNAYLEHHRDRLPLEFTLFRLFGRRWEIEPWQPLHTVAWAKVMAWDLGGNWDDELLNARIVDRIGAERLKELVLPYPADRPIIVPTPVAEVPEETLRALLDIGRSLQRMTLGDAPDIGSNNWVVAGSRTVTGKPLLANDPHLSIQMPSIWYEVALHCEPVTPECPLRVAGASFPGVPGVVIGHNDRIAWGVTNIGPDVQDLYLERANPQNPFEVEFQGKWEPVRVITEEIRIAGQAEPLLLPVRITRHGPVINDVVEALTRTQTLYAFRWTALEPSGIVRALLRLNRARNWEEFHAALADWDVPGQNFVYADVDGHIGYQATGRIPIRAKGDGLLPVPGWTGEYEWTGYVPYEEMPRRLDPPEGFIVTANNAVVDPAYPYFLAAVWDYGDRAQRITDLLRAKDRLSIEDMAAIQNDTFSLAAQAITPYVLQVSFTDPLARQAQDLLRAWDFRATPESPAPTIFEAFLRHLLHEAWVDELGEEIVRELLTGGSHNRYWARWALAQPDLAWWDDLRTPQRETRDDIVRRAFEQAVAELRGRLGPDPRAWAWGKVHTATFVHGTLGQSGIGLVEAIFNRGPYPAPGTSAAVNNIGFNVQKGFAVRSLPSLRFIASIANWSDSRFIHTTGQSGLPYHPHYDDFIPLWLKGEYHPMLWSREEVERNAEGVLILQP